One Punica granatum isolate Tunisia-2019 chromosome 3, ASM765513v2, whole genome shotgun sequence genomic window carries:
- the LOC116200873 gene encoding formin-like protein 20 isoform X2 produces the protein MSEVGPKLYANKHKKAQLKQVHELKQVDAAARSYTMGTPPPQPPPPPKESFARLYKFLWPLLLTVNLAFGGPIPFQFGHLQMFNRFHDIISGHHFEPSTFPFPQFIQLRASNSSLPDPKFPFRLHLSHEASTVLNPSVILLDLDPGSARQPRPRNRDPATLDSSPLSNLRQSDVTSILDLRRSRPRPRLGPATSTPARPRNPDPGSAPQPRPRLDPATLAL, from the exons ATGAGCGAAGTAGGTCCGAAGCTGTACGCAAACAAACATAAGAAAG CACAGTTGAAGCAGGTCCACGAGCTGAAGCAGGTCGATGCCGCTGCAAGGTCGTACACTATGGGGACTCCGCCTCCCCAGCCACCTCCGCCCCCCAAGGAGTCCTTCGCCCGGCTCTATAAGTTCCTTTGGCCTCTTCTACTGACCGTCAATCTCGCTTTTGGAGGTCCTATCCCATTCCAATTT GGGCATCTGCAGATGTTTAATCGTTTCCATGACATTATCTCTGGCCATCATTTCGAACCCTCAACATTTCCATTTCCCCA ATTCATT CAACTTCGAGCTTCCAATTCCAGTCTTCCAGATCCCAAATTTCCGTTCCGCCTCCACCTAAGTCACGAAGCCTCCACAGTCTTGAATCCTTCCGTCATTCTGCTCGACCTCGACCCCGGCTCGGCCCGGCAACCTCGGCCCCGCAACCGCGACCCCGCGACCCTCGACTCAAGCCCTCTCTCCAACCTCAGACAAAGCGACGTCACCTCGATCCTCGACCTCAGACGAAGTCGACCTCGACCCCGGCTGGGCCCCGCAACCTCGACCCCGGCTCGGCCCCGCAACCCCGACCCCGGCTCGGCCCCGCAACCCCGACCCCGGCTCGACCCCGCGACCTTGGCCCTATGA
- the LOC116200873 gene encoding uncharacterized protein LOC116200873 isoform X1: MSEVGPKLYANKHKKAQLKQVHELKQVDAAARSYTMGTPPPQPPPPPKESFARLYKFLWPLLLTVNLAFGGPIPFQFTRERLIERIDYITCLQGHLQMFNRFHDIISGHHFEPSTFPFPQFIQLRASNSSLPDPKFPFRLHLSHEASTVLNPSVILLDLDPGSARQPRPRNRDPATLDSSPLSNLRQSDVTSILDLRRSRPRPRLGPATSTPARPRNPDPGSAPQPRPRLDPATLAL, translated from the exons ATGAGCGAAGTAGGTCCGAAGCTGTACGCAAACAAACATAAGAAAG CACAGTTGAAGCAGGTCCACGAGCTGAAGCAGGTCGATGCCGCTGCAAGGTCGTACACTATGGGGACTCCGCCTCCCCAGCCACCTCCGCCCCCCAAGGAGTCCTTCGCCCGGCTCTATAAGTTCCTTTGGCCTCTTCTACTGACCGTCAATCTCGCTTTTGGAGGTCCTATCCCATTCCAATTT ACTCGGGAGAGGCTAATAGAAAGGATTGATTATATAACCTGTCTCCAGGGGCATCTGCAGATGTTTAATCGTTTCCATGACATTATCTCTGGCCATCATTTCGAACCCTCAACATTTCCATTTCCCCA ATTCATT CAACTTCGAGCTTCCAATTCCAGTCTTCCAGATCCCAAATTTCCGTTCCGCCTCCACCTAAGTCACGAAGCCTCCACAGTCTTGAATCCTTCCGTCATTCTGCTCGACCTCGACCCCGGCTCGGCCCGGCAACCTCGGCCCCGCAACCGCGACCCCGCGACCCTCGACTCAAGCCCTCTCTCCAACCTCAGACAAAGCGACGTCACCTCGATCCTCGACCTCAGACGAAGTCGACCTCGACCCCGGCTGGGCCCCGCAACCTCGACCCCGGCTCGGCCCCGCAACCCCGACCCCGGCTCGGCCCCGCAACCCCGACCCCGGCTCGACCCCGCGACCTTGGCCCTATGA
- the LOC116200873 gene encoding uncharacterized protein LOC116200873 isoform X3, which yields MSEVGPKLYANKHKKAQLKQVHELKQVDAAARSYTMGTPPPQPPPPPKESFARLYKFLWPLLLTVNLAFGGPIPFQFTRERLIERIDYITCLQGHLQMFNRFHDIISGHHFEPSTFPFPQFIQLELPIPVFQIPNFRSAST from the exons ATGAGCGAAGTAGGTCCGAAGCTGTACGCAAACAAACATAAGAAAG CACAGTTGAAGCAGGTCCACGAGCTGAAGCAGGTCGATGCCGCTGCAAGGTCGTACACTATGGGGACTCCGCCTCCCCAGCCACCTCCGCCCCCCAAGGAGTCCTTCGCCCGGCTCTATAAGTTCCTTTGGCCTCTTCTACTGACCGTCAATCTCGCTTTTGGAGGTCCTATCCCATTCCAATTT ACTCGGGAGAGGCTAATAGAAAGGATTGATTATATAACCTGTCTCCAGGGGCATCTGCAGATGTTTAATCGTTTCCATGACATTATCTCTGGCCATCATTTCGAACCCTCAACATTTCCATTTCCCCA ATTCATTCAACTTGAGCTTCCAATTCCAGTCTTCCAGATCCCAAATTTCCGTTCCGCCTCCACCTAA
- the LOC116200873 gene encoding uncharacterized protein LOC116200873 isoform X4 codes for MSEVGPKLYANKHKKAQLKQVHELKQVDAAARSYTMGTPPPQPPPPPKESFARLYKFLWPLLLTVNLAFGGPIPFQFGHLQMFNRFHDIISGHHFEPSTFPFPQFIQLELPIPVFQIPNFRSAST; via the exons ATGAGCGAAGTAGGTCCGAAGCTGTACGCAAACAAACATAAGAAAG CACAGTTGAAGCAGGTCCACGAGCTGAAGCAGGTCGATGCCGCTGCAAGGTCGTACACTATGGGGACTCCGCCTCCCCAGCCACCTCCGCCCCCCAAGGAGTCCTTCGCCCGGCTCTATAAGTTCCTTTGGCCTCTTCTACTGACCGTCAATCTCGCTTTTGGAGGTCCTATCCCATTCCAATTT GGGCATCTGCAGATGTTTAATCGTTTCCATGACATTATCTCTGGCCATCATTTCGAACCCTCAACATTTCCATTTCCCCA ATTCATTCAACTTGAGCTTCCAATTCCAGTCTTCCAGATCCCAAATTTCCGTTCCGCCTCCACCTAA